Proteins encoded together in one Deinococcus hopiensis KR-140 window:
- the argB gene encoding acetylglutamate kinase codes for MIVKYGGNAMKSLELRRAVAAEIAALRADFPVVVVHGGGPVIERELAARGIESEFRQGLRVTTPEAMDVVEMALSQLNKQLSEEVGGAVGLMGRDSRLLVAEVHSPELGRVGRVTGVNAALLRTLLGAGITPVVGCVAVGDGGALNVNADTAAGAVAGALEEGIVFLTDVDGVYRAYPDPASLASHLSRAEAEEGIRAGWIAGGMIPKVRAALEALEAGAPFAVIASGMKAGVLAAAARGKAGTRLTP; via the coding sequence GTGATTGTCAAATACGGCGGCAACGCCATGAAAAGCCTGGAACTGCGCCGCGCGGTGGCGGCAGAGATCGCGGCGCTGCGGGCCGACTTTCCCGTTGTGGTGGTGCATGGGGGCGGCCCGGTGATCGAGCGGGAACTCGCGGCGCGCGGGATAGAGAGTGAGTTTCGCCAGGGGCTGCGCGTCACCACCCCCGAGGCGATGGACGTCGTGGAGATGGCCCTCTCGCAGCTCAACAAGCAGCTCTCTGAGGAGGTAGGCGGCGCGGTGGGATTGATGGGCCGCGACAGCCGCCTCTTGGTGGCCGAAGTGCACAGCCCCGAACTTGGGCGTGTGGGCCGGGTAACGGGAGTGAACGCGGCCCTCCTGCGGACGCTGCTCGGTGCCGGGATCACACCCGTGGTGGGCTGTGTGGCGGTGGGCGACGGCGGAGCGCTGAACGTGAACGCCGATACCGCAGCCGGAGCTGTGGCCGGCGCGCTGGAGGAAGGCATCGTCTTCCTGACCGATGTGGACGGCGTGTACCGCGCCTACCCGGACCCGGCGAGCCTCGCTTCCCACCTGAGCCGGGCGGAGGCCGAGGAGGGCATCCGTGCGGGTTGGATTGCCGGGGGCATGATCCCCAAGGTGCGTGCGGCGCTGGAGGCGCTGGAGGCGGGCGCGCCCTTCGCCGTGATCGCCAGCGGAATGAAGGCGGGGGTGCTGGCGGCGGCGGCCCGGGGGAAAGCGGGGACGCGGCTGACGCCCTGA
- a CDS encoding glutamate ligase domain-containing protein gives MPPNPDHDWLFSRTRAGRERGPVGARALLNQLGAPDGHFTCIRVVGTNGKGSTCAMLEAGLLAAGVRVGRFTSPHLQRYEERIRINGVELAAERTAAFVDWAKEHAPDAAFFDLTLALACLAFAEDRIEVAVMEAGVGGASDATQALAQVEAVALTNVALDHVATLGPSLADIARDKVGAARPGVPLLTTVTGGALTVVQAVTAEVGAPLLTPETHTRLFDLPHPPRLVGAHQGLNAALAAATLRTLGYAAGVEAALNATHPARLERFKVEGRTVLLDGAHNPHATTALAASVPQADVLLFGSLARKDTAATLAPLLPVAPVRVFTAPGEPATPPDELAGQYGGEALPEPQAAFARALALTPPGGLLLVAGSLYLAGLVRERLAPA, from the coding sequence ATGCCTCCGAATCCCGATCACGACTGGCTGTTTTCCCGCACCCGTGCCGGCCGCGAGCGGGGACCGGTGGGGGCGCGGGCGCTGCTGAACCAGCTGGGAGCGCCGGATGGGCACTTCACCTGCATCCGCGTTGTGGGCACCAACGGCAAGGGCAGCACCTGCGCGATGCTGGAGGCGGGGCTGCTCGCCGCCGGGGTGCGGGTGGGCCGCTTTACCAGTCCCCACCTCCAGCGCTACGAGGAACGCATCCGGATAAATGGGGTGGAGCTGGCCGCCGAACGCACCGCCGCCTTCGTCGACTGGGCCAAAGAACATGCGCCGGACGCGGCCTTCTTCGATCTGACCCTGGCACTGGCCTGCCTGGCCTTCGCAGAAGACCGGATAGAGGTGGCCGTGATGGAGGCCGGGGTGGGCGGGGCTTCCGACGCGACGCAGGCGCTGGCACAGGTGGAAGCTGTAGCCCTGACCAACGTGGCGCTGGACCATGTGGCAACGCTGGGGCCATCGTTGGCCGACATCGCCCGCGATAAGGTGGGGGCGGCAAGGCCCGGCGTGCCCCTGCTGACGACGGTAACGGGCGGGGCGCTGACCGTGGTGCAGGCGGTGACGGCGGAGGTGGGCGCGCCGCTCCTCACGCCGGAGACGCACACCAGGCTGTTCGACCTTCCCCATCCGCCGAGGCTGGTGGGAGCGCACCAGGGCCTCAACGCCGCCCTCGCTGCCGCCACCCTACGCACCCTGGGGTATGCAGCTGGAGTGGAGGCTGCCCTGAATGCCACCCACCCGGCCCGGTTGGAGCGCTTCAAGGTGGAGGGCCGGACTGTCCTCCTCGACGGGGCGCATAATCCCCACGCCACCACAGCCCTCGCCGCCAGCGTTCCCCAGGCGGACGTGCTGCTGTTCGGCAGCCTGGCACGCAAGGACACGGCGGCCACCCTCGCGCCGCTGCTGCCGGTGGCTCCAGTGCGGGTCTTTACAGCACCCGGAGAACCGGCCACCCCACCGGACGAACTGGCCGGACAGTACGGCGGCGAGGCACTTCCCGAACCCCAAGCGGCCTTTGCCCGCGCCCTGGCCCTCACGCCCCCGGGCGGCCTCCTGCTGGTGGCGGGCAGTTTGTATCTGGCGGGCCTGGTGCGGGAGCGGCTCGCTCCCGCTTGA
- the purE gene encoding 5-(carboxyamino)imidazole ribonucleotide mutase, translating into MRAVTDGQQAGVAPRVGVVMGSRSDFETMEGALHVLRDLGVPFEVRVLSAHRTPHLLATYAARAERMNFSCIIAGAGGAAHLPGMLAAFTRVPVLGVPVQSRALSGQDSLLSIVQMPAGIPVATFAIGEAGAKNAALFAGALLATTDEAVRERLRALRERQTQAVLGDPFFEGHVEAGAE; encoded by the coding sequence ATGCGGGCCGTGACCGACGGACAGCAGGCAGGAGTTGCCCCCCGCGTGGGCGTGGTGATGGGGTCCAGAAGCGATTTCGAGACGATGGAGGGAGCGCTTCACGTGCTGCGCGATCTCGGCGTGCCCTTTGAAGTACGCGTGCTCTCGGCCCACCGCACGCCGCACCTGCTCGCCACTTACGCGGCGAGGGCCGAGCGCATGAACTTTTCTTGCATCATCGCGGGGGCGGGCGGCGCGGCGCACCTGCCGGGCATGCTCGCAGCCTTCACGCGGGTACCCGTGCTCGGTGTGCCCGTACAGTCCCGCGCCCTCTCCGGGCAAGACAGCCTGCTGAGCATCGTGCAGATGCCGGCGGGCATACCCGTCGCCACCTTCGCCATCGGGGAGGCAGGGGCAAAAAACGCGGCCCTCTTCGCGGGGGCACTGCTCGCCACGACGGATGAGGCGGTGCGTGAGCGCCTGAGGGCCCTGCGCGAAAGGCAAACCCAGGCTGTACTGGGCGATCCCTTTTTCGAGGGTCACGTGGAAGCGGGCGCGGAATGA
- a CDS encoding response regulator transcription factor: MERKPLVLVIEDEKDIARFIELELAAEGYATEVAFDGVTGLSKFREVNPDLVILDLMLPVLDGLEVARRIRKTSNTPIIILTAKDGIQDKVEGLDSGADDYLIKPFSIEELLARVRAHLRRVNPAVTGEVRVADLVMNLDGREIFRGGRRVELSAKEFELLELLARNPGKVFSRFEIEEKVWPEYTGGSNVVDVYIGYLRRKLEEGGERRLIHTVRGVGYVLREE, from the coding sequence ATGGAACGTAAACCCCTGGTTCTCGTCATCGAGGATGAAAAGGACATTGCCCGCTTTATAGAACTCGAACTCGCCGCCGAGGGGTACGCCACCGAAGTCGCCTTTGACGGGGTGACCGGGCTGAGCAAATTCCGCGAAGTCAACCCGGACCTGGTGATTCTGGACCTGATGTTGCCGGTGCTCGACGGATTGGAGGTCGCGCGCCGCATCCGCAAAACGAGCAACACGCCCATCATCATCCTGACGGCCAAGGACGGCATTCAGGACAAGGTGGAGGGCCTGGACTCGGGAGCCGACGATTACCTGATCAAGCCTTTTTCCATCGAGGAATTGCTCGCCCGCGTGCGGGCCCACCTGCGCCGCGTCAATCCGGCAGTGACCGGTGAGGTGCGGGTGGCAGATCTGGTAATGAACCTCGACGGCCGTGAAATTTTCCGGGGAGGCCGCCGGGTGGAGCTCAGCGCCAAGGAGTTCGAGCTGCTGGAACTGCTGGCGCGCAATCCGGGGAAAGTCTTTTCGCGCTTTGAGATCGAGGAAAAGGTCTGGCCCGAATACACCGGGGGCAGCAACGTCGTGGACGTGTATATCGGCTACCTGCGCCGCAAGCTGGAAGAGGGCGGCGAGCGAAGGCTGATCCACACCGTGCGCGGCGTCGGGTACGTGCTGCGCGAGGAGTGA
- a CDS encoding DinB family protein has protein sequence MNVREYYAYLSAAREQLQNFLRALPVADLDRPLIDGDRFRNIKDLLLHIVDVEDHWVHGIALGGGVSSNYPHDWVQPRAEQYELGWIIAYSQEVSARTRALLDAEPDLTRPVKLVQDDPASDTVTLDQLLWHVMTHEVRHTAQIALLIRQLEHTPPWLDYLRFIRPQPTTTGETDLEAAELDGPDSDDDL, from the coding sequence ATGAACGTGCGCGAGTACTACGCCTACCTGTCTGCGGCGCGGGAGCAGCTTCAGAACTTCCTGCGGGCCCTCCCGGTGGCAGACCTGGACCGTCCTCTGATCGACGGGGACCGCTTTCGCAACATCAAGGACCTGCTGCTGCACATCGTGGACGTGGAAGACCACTGGGTCCACGGCATCGCGCTGGGTGGGGGCGTGTCGAGCAACTATCCGCACGACTGGGTGCAGCCGCGCGCCGAGCAGTATGAGCTGGGCTGGATCATCGCCTACAGCCAGGAGGTCAGCGCCCGTACCCGCGCCCTGCTGGACGCCGAGCCGGACCTCACCCGGCCCGTCAAGCTGGTGCAGGACGACCCGGCCAGCGACACGGTGACCCTCGATCAGCTGCTGTGGCACGTGATGACCCACGAGGTGCGCCACACGGCGCAGATCGCGCTGCTGATCCGGCAGCTGGAGCACACGCCGCCCTGGCTGGACTACCTGCGCTTTATCCGCCCGCAACCCACCACAACCGGAGAAACGGACCTGGAAGCCGCCGAGCTCGACGGCCCCGACAGCGACGACGACCTGTAA
- the mqnP gene encoding menaquinone biosynthesis prenyltransferase MqnP, producing MSAAARVKTYLDLVKFEHTVFALPFAYAGMLLASMQARGTGWPGWYTLLWVTVAMASARTAAMGANRVIDRLIDARNPRTARREVPSGKVSPRQAWVLVVVSLAVMAVAAAQLGPLCLALMPLAVVFLIGYPYTKRFTWLCHAWLGVTDGAAAAGGWIAVTGKFSVGAWLLWAVVLFWMIGLDVIYATMDYSFDRANGIRSIPARFGIPRALRVAAVSHVLTFVLLAAVGVVTGASVWYALAVLVMGGILWYEHHIVDPQDLERVNVAFFDANMWLALTMLLGVVLDVTWRTLT from the coding sequence GTGAGTGCTGCGGCGCGAGTCAAAACGTACCTGGACCTGGTGAAGTTCGAGCACACGGTGTTTGCGCTGCCCTTTGCCTACGCCGGGATGCTGCTGGCGAGTATGCAGGCCCGGGGCACCGGCTGGCCAGGCTGGTACACCCTGCTGTGGGTGACGGTGGCCATGGCCTCGGCCCGCACAGCTGCGATGGGGGCCAACCGGGTCATCGACCGGTTGATTGACGCGCGCAATCCCCGCACCGCCCGGCGTGAGGTGCCCAGCGGTAAGGTCTCGCCCCGGCAGGCGTGGGTGCTCGTGGTGGTCAGCCTGGCCGTCATGGCCGTGGCCGCCGCGCAGCTCGGCCCGCTGTGCCTGGCGTTGATGCCGCTGGCCGTGGTGTTTCTGATCGGCTATCCCTACACCAAGCGCTTTACCTGGCTGTGTCACGCTTGGCTGGGTGTGACCGACGGGGCGGCGGCGGCGGGTGGCTGGATCGCCGTCACGGGGAAGTTCAGCGTGGGCGCGTGGCTGCTGTGGGCCGTGGTCCTGTTCTGGATGATCGGCTTGGACGTAATCTACGCGACGATGGATTACAGTTTTGACCGCGCCAACGGGATCAGGAGCATTCCCGCGCGCTTTGGCATTCCGCGTGCCCTGCGCGTGGCGGCCGTGAGCCACGTCCTGACCTTCGTGCTGCTGGCCGCCGTGGGGGTGGTCACGGGGGCGAGCGTGTGGTACGCCCTGGCCGTGCTGGTGATGGGCGGCATCCTGTGGTACGAGCACCACATCGTGGACCCGCAGGATCTGGAGCGGGTCAACGTGGCCTTTTTTGACGCCAACATGTGGCTGGCCCTGACGATGTTGCTGGGCGTGGTGCTGGACGTGACGTGGCGGACGCTGACCTGA
- a CDS encoding adenylate/guanylate cyclase domain-containing protein, with amino-acid sequence MNDLLLPLPSSAGEHPAACLVTVDLVGSTLLAQRLPLEVYASLMAEFVQVLILSAEALGGRVLQHQGDAVLALWPGERTQSGIWAALESHERTGRLGLASALGVQLQVRAGVALGPVVVGMVGGQLSAYGLPVNYSRRLCDAAHAGETLVCEGVVGQHVDGALLAARPLPHLRGFGPECRAYTVHMISRQSQSPRSA; translated from the coding sequence ATGAATGATCTCCTCTTGCCTCTGCCTTCCTCTGCGGGGGAGCATCCTGCGGCCTGCCTGGTCACCGTCGATCTGGTGGGCAGCACGCTGCTGGCGCAACGCCTTCCGCTGGAGGTGTACGCGTCCCTGATGGCCGAGTTCGTACAGGTGCTCATCCTGAGCGCCGAGGCGCTCGGTGGCCGGGTGCTGCAGCACCAGGGCGACGCCGTACTCGCCCTCTGGCCAGGAGAACGGACGCAGTCGGGCATCTGGGCCGCGTTGGAGTCCCATGAGCGCACTGGCCGGCTGGGTCTGGCGTCGGCGCTGGGGGTGCAGCTGCAGGTGCGGGCCGGAGTGGCGCTGGGACCGGTCGTGGTGGGCATGGTGGGCGGACAGCTGAGCGCCTACGGCCTGCCAGTCAACTATTCCCGGCGGCTGTGCGACGCTGCCCACGCAGGAGAAACGTTGGTCTGCGAGGGTGTGGTCGGGCAACACGTGGACGGGGCGCTTCTTGCCGCCCGGCCCCTGCCTCACCTGCGCGGATTCGGGCCCGAATGCCGGGCTTATACGGTTCACATGATCAGCCGTCAGTCCCAGTCGCCGCGCAGCGCCTGA
- the hemC gene encoding hydroxymethylbilane synthase — translation MRTVTVGTRGSTLALAQTRWVVARLKEEWPETDFRIQTISTKGDRDRASLQSMAARGDKGFWVKEIEDALLQKRIDIAVHSLKDLPTEQPEGLEVSSIPKRVDARDVLIGKEGMKRLAELPQGARVGTSSVRRKAFLRAYRPDLQLLDLRGNIDTRLAALGTPDYDAIILAAAGLIRTEMRHRIDEFLDPDIVLPAPGQGALALETRSDDDLNIEVAYAIHDHTTDDRITAEREFLAGLGAGCMAPVGAHANLKGGMLTLEGWVGAVNGSQVIRATTSGDPAECADLGAELASDMLGQGAQALIDSARE, via the coding sequence ATGCGGACGGTGACGGTAGGAACGCGCGGCAGCACACTCGCGCTCGCGCAGACGCGGTGGGTGGTGGCCCGCCTGAAGGAGGAATGGCCGGAAACGGATTTCCGCATTCAGACCATCAGCACCAAGGGCGACCGGGACCGGGCCAGCCTGCAGTCGATGGCAGCCAGAGGTGACAAGGGCTTCTGGGTCAAGGAGATCGAGGACGCGCTGCTGCAAAAACGCATCGACATCGCGGTGCATTCCCTCAAGGACCTCCCGACCGAGCAGCCCGAAGGCCTGGAGGTGTCGTCCATCCCCAAACGGGTGGACGCGCGGGACGTGCTGATCGGCAAGGAAGGCATGAAGCGCCTGGCGGAGTTGCCTCAGGGCGCGCGCGTGGGCACGAGCAGCGTTCGCCGAAAGGCCTTCCTCCGGGCCTACCGCCCGGACCTGCAACTTCTGGATCTGCGCGGCAACATCGACACGCGCCTCGCGGCCCTGGGCACCCCTGACTACGACGCGATCATCCTGGCCGCGGCCGGGCTGATCCGCACCGAGATGCGTCACCGCATCGACGAGTTTCTGGACCCCGACATCGTGCTGCCCGCGCCGGGGCAGGGCGCGCTGGCACTGGAAACGCGCAGCGACGACGACCTGAACATCGAGGTGGCCTACGCCATCCACGACCACACCACGGACGACCGCATCACCGCCGAGCGCGAATTCCTCGCCGGACTGGGAGCGGGCTGCATGGCTCCGGTTGGCGCCCACGCCAACCTCAAGGGCGGGATGCTGACGCTGGAAGGCTGGGTGGGCGCGGTGAACGGCTCTCAGGTCATCCGCGCCACCACCTCCGGCGACCCCGCCGAATGCGCCGACCTGGGCGCGGAACTCGCATCCGACATGCTGGGGCAGGGCGCACAGGCACTGATTGACTCGGCGCGGGAATGA
- a CDS encoding GNAT family N-acetyltransferase has protein sequence MNVTPLALHHAPLLHALYTASPGYFGLLGTRVPTLSEVQRDVEIALLDPRRRLELLHDEAGELVGSLDCKLDYPEPGDLTINLLLIREDRQSQRLGERTVRDLEARVPPGTTRILASVLGNNPRGARFWERLGYRFALDARPALTWYAKPVAQPHRTKAKLLGLASD, from the coding sequence TTGAACGTCACGCCGCTGGCGCTTCACCACGCACCCCTGCTGCACGCGCTGTATACCGCCTCGCCCGGCTACTTCGGGCTGCTCGGAACGCGCGTTCCAACGCTAAGCGAGGTGCAGCGCGACGTGGAAATCGCCCTGCTGGACCCCCGCCGCCGCCTGGAACTCCTGCACGACGAGGCTGGAGAACTCGTGGGCAGCCTCGACTGCAAGCTCGACTACCCTGAGCCTGGTGATCTGACCATCAACCTGCTCCTCATCCGGGAGGACCGACAGTCGCAACGCCTCGGCGAGCGGACCGTGCGCGACCTGGAAGCCCGGGTCCCCCCCGGCACCACCCGCATCCTCGCCAGCGTGCTGGGCAACAACCCGCGGGGGGCCCGCTTCTGGGAACGCCTGGGCTACCGCTTTGCCCTCGACGCCCGCCCCGCCCTGACCTGGTACGCCAAGCCCGTCGCGCAGCCCCACCGAACCAAGGCGAAGCTGCTGGGGCTGGCGAGCGATTAG
- a CDS encoding tRNA dihydrouridine synthase, with amino-acid sequence MAGYSDAPLRQLAAEQGALWTVSEMISSRGLVLGGDTEKLSLGRPYPGETRRAVQLFGAEPDILARAVQKAEAWFSPAAIDLNMGCPVPKVRGKGGACLLQTPEVAYALVQAMRSATTLDVSAKIRLGWDHDRSVEIAQGLAEAGVGLLTVHGRTSAQRYTGEADWEAIARVAGAVPVPVIGSGDITSAAGARARLRLGVAGVMIGRGAVGNPWIFRALATGEDALPPAPERAATALRHAQLHADFYGLDRFGVPSVRALRKVLPGYLPDHPELREALVQVNTVEDVRETLAPLLKQGGMEGTPASPRLPAAAEYAGRHP; translated from the coding sequence ATGGCCGGCTACAGCGACGCTCCCCTGCGTCAGCTGGCCGCCGAGCAAGGCGCGCTTTGGACCGTCAGCGAGATGATCAGCTCCCGGGGCCTGGTGCTGGGTGGCGATACGGAAAAGCTCTCGCTGGGCCGTCCCTATCCGGGCGAGACGCGGCGTGCAGTGCAACTCTTCGGAGCCGAGCCCGACATTCTGGCGCGGGCTGTCCAGAAGGCCGAAGCGTGGTTTTCTCCCGCTGCCATCGACCTCAACATGGGCTGTCCAGTGCCCAAGGTGCGCGGCAAGGGCGGCGCCTGCCTGCTGCAGACGCCGGAGGTGGCGTACGCCCTGGTGCAGGCGATGCGCTCGGCCACCACGCTGGACGTGAGCGCCAAAATCCGCCTGGGCTGGGACCATGACCGCAGCGTCGAAATCGCGCAGGGACTGGCGGAAGCGGGCGTCGGACTGCTGACCGTCCACGGGCGTACAAGTGCCCAGCGCTACACGGGTGAGGCCGATTGGGAAGCGATCGCGCGGGTGGCAGGCGCCGTGCCCGTTCCCGTGATCGGCAGCGGCGACATCACGAGCGCTGCCGGAGCCCGGGCCAGGCTGCGCTTGGGGGTGGCGGGCGTGATGATCGGGCGCGGTGCGGTGGGCAATCCCTGGATCTTCCGGGCGCTCGCCACCGGTGAAGACGCGCTTCCCCCCGCCCCCGAGCGGGCGGCCACCGCCCTGCGTCATGCCCAGCTGCACGCGGACTTCTACGGCCTGGACCGCTTCGGCGTGCCCAGCGTGCGGGCGCTGCGCAAGGTCTTGCCGGGGTACCTGCCGGACCACCCGGAACTGCGGGAGGCGCTGGTGCAGGTGAACACCGTGGAGGACGTGCGGGAAACGCTCGCGCCGCTGCTGAAGCAGGGTGGGATGGAGGGTACGCCCGCCTCTCCCCGGCTTCCCGCGGCCGCGGAGTATGCTGGGAGGCACCCATGA
- a CDS encoding creatininase family protein, which yields MQIEEMNWEGAEAYLRVDDCCVLPLGCTEQHATLSLATDTILAGRVAAAAAAPLGIPVFPTLPYGITPTFTAYPGTVSLRVGTYLALLDDLLTGLHAQGFRRILVVNGHGGNSLGQGWLGEWLARHPAARVQWHNWWNAPRTWAAVQAVDDLASHASWMENFPWTRLEGVTAPGERKPMVDLAQMRQLPPEGVRALLGDGNFAGLHVRPDEEMLAIWQEAVAETRELLERGWAE from the coding sequence ATGCAAATCGAGGAGATGAACTGGGAAGGCGCGGAAGCGTACCTGCGCGTGGATGACTGCTGCGTGCTGCCGCTGGGCTGCACCGAGCAGCACGCCACCCTGAGCCTCGCCACCGACACCATTCTCGCCGGACGGGTCGCGGCGGCGGCGGCGGCGCCGCTGGGCATACCCGTCTTTCCCACACTGCCCTACGGCATCACGCCCACCTTCACCGCCTATCCGGGCACCGTCAGCCTGCGGGTGGGCACCTACCTCGCCCTGCTGGACGACCTCCTGACAGGCCTGCACGCCCAGGGCTTCCGGCGCATCCTGGTGGTGAACGGCCACGGTGGCAACAGCCTCGGTCAGGGCTGGCTGGGCGAGTGGCTGGCCCGGCACCCCGCCGCGCGGGTGCAGTGGCACAACTGGTGGAACGCGCCGCGTACCTGGGCCGCGGTGCAGGCCGTGGATGATCTCGCCAGTCACGCGAGCTGGATGGAGAACTTTCCCTGGACGCGGCTGGAAGGCGTGACCGCCCCCGGGGAGCGCAAACCCATGGTGGACCTTGCCCAGATGCGCCAGTTGCCCCCCGAAGGCGTGCGGGCCCTGTTGGGCGATGGCAATTTCGCGGGCCTCCACGTCCGTCCCGACGAGGAAATGCTGGCGATCTGGCAGGAGGCCGTGGCGGAGACCCGCGAACTGCTGGAGCGGGGCTGGGCGGAATAA
- the purK gene encoding 5-(carboxyamino)imidazole ribonucleotide synthase, with translation MTPFTSPTLGILGGGQLAQMLALAALPLGVRVVVLEPDPQAPARLCAEHLRAPYTDPAGLERLAACDAVTLEFENVPVEALAALSGRVPVRPGGELLARSKHRAREKEALRAAGVETAPFVTVEGEADLTGALEAVGGRGILKTSELGYDGKGQVRVSGDAELRQGWEALGRVPCVLEGFVSFEREVSLAVARTASGEVAFGPLVENVHRAGILRTSLFPTAAPEGTEDRARESARAVAEAWGLEGLLTLEFFQLPDGGLLVNEVAPRVHNSGHLTQDGGGVSQFGAQVRAVLGLPLTDWAPLLPCAMVNIVGTANGAAPNWAAIDALPGTRRHLYHKAPRPGRKVGHVNLVAPDRETLRERLARLETLIP, from the coding sequence ATGACCCCTTTCACCTCCCCCACCCTCGGCATCCTCGGCGGCGGCCAGCTCGCCCAGATGCTCGCCCTGGCGGCCCTGCCGCTCGGCGTGCGGGTGGTGGTGCTGGAACCGGACCCTCAGGCCCCTGCCCGCCTGTGCGCCGAACACCTCCGGGCCCCCTACACTGATCCCGCTGGGCTGGAGCGCCTCGCTGCCTGCGACGCGGTAACGCTTGAATTTGAGAATGTTCCGGTAGAAGCGCTGGCCGCCCTGTCGGGCCGGGTGCCCGTGCGGCCCGGCGGCGAGTTGCTGGCCCGCTCCAAGCACCGGGCGCGGGAGAAAGAAGCGCTGCGGGCGGCGGGCGTGGAGACCGCGCCGTTTGTGACGGTGGAGGGTGAAGCGGACCTGACCGGGGCGCTGGAAGCCGTGGGCGGGCGGGGCATCCTCAAAACGTCCGAACTCGGCTACGACGGCAAGGGGCAGGTGCGCGTGAGCGGGGACGCCGAACTGCGCCAGGGCTGGGAGGCGCTGGGCCGCGTGCCCTGCGTGCTGGAGGGCTTCGTGTCCTTCGAGCGGGAGGTCAGCCTCGCGGTGGCCCGCACGGCGTCGGGTGAGGTGGCTTTCGGGCCATTGGTCGAAAACGTCCACCGGGCGGGTATTCTCCGCACGAGCCTGTTTCCCACCGCTGCCCCCGAGGGCACCGAGGACCGCGCCCGTGAGTCCGCCCGCGCGGTGGCCGAGGCGTGGGGACTGGAAGGGTTGCTGACGTTGGAATTCTTTCAGCTGCCGGACGGCGGGCTTCTGGTCAACGAGGTCGCCCCCCGGGTCCACAACAGCGGGCACCTGACCCAGGACGGCGGTGGGGTCAGCCAGTTCGGGGCACAGGTGCGTGCGGTGCTCGGCCTGCCGCTGACCGATTGGGCCCCGCTGCTGCCCTGCGCGATGGTCAATATTGTGGGCACGGCAAACGGAGCGGCCCCCAACTGGGCGGCCATCGACGCGCTGCCCGGCACCCGGCGGCATCTGTACCACAAGGCCCCTCGTCCAGGGCGCAAGGTGGGGCACGTCAACCTCGTCGCGCCAGACAGGGAGACGCTGCGCGAGCGGTTGGCCAGGCTGGAGACGCTGATTCCCTGA